From the Nitrospira sp. genome, one window contains:
- a CDS encoding response regulator, whose amino-acid sequence MTLAKPIVLAEDNPRDAELAMAAMEEEHISDKVVLCHDGAEVLDYLYCRGQFKTRLQGNPAVVFLDLKMPKVNGLEVLRTIKADDKLRAIPVVMLTSSREERDLTESYTLGANAYVVKPVEFHQFLSAVKELGVFWGVINEPPPERA is encoded by the coding sequence ATGACGTTAGCTAAGCCGATTGTGCTTGCTGAAGACAATCCACGAGATGCGGAACTTGCGATGGCTGCGATGGAGGAAGAGCATATATCTGATAAAGTTGTCCTGTGTCACGATGGTGCCGAGGTGTTGGACTATTTGTATTGTCGTGGACAATTCAAGACCCGGTTGCAAGGGAATCCCGCAGTTGTGTTCCTTGACCTCAAAATGCCGAAGGTCAATGGGCTTGAGGTTTTGCGCACCATCAAGGCCGATGACAAGTTGCGTGCGATTCCCGTGGTGATGTTAACGTCATCTCGAGAGGAGCGCGATTTGACTGAGAGTTATACGCTTGGTGCGAACGCCTATGTCGTGAAGCCCGTTGAGTTTCACCAGTTTCTGTCGGCGGTGAAAGAGTTAGGGGTATTTTGGGGTGTGATCAATGAACCGCCTCCGGAAAGAGCGTGA
- a CDS encoding CHASE3 domain-containing protein produces MPATAASSEPIIKWFQALTIEQRVLAGFSLVFVGILIISAIAYHNINGLLRNSWLDGRSHELIQLLSSIDAAMGEAEGAHRRYLVTGEQAYLEVYTRVIGQKHTFTTFLNELTLDSPEQQRRADELNRLMDRQVNVESKAITQVKERGLQSVRKMALEGAGRGELDGIHQVINEMDVYERQAVNQRVIASAVSTRHTIMLLAIGAVLQLVLLASVYYLIRHDVTERRRVAGELQRRGELLEAANKELEAFSYSVSHDLRAPLRHIDGYAALLRKAVDQSLSEKAARYLQTISDAAKQMGQLIDDLLVFSRMGRQEMLQATVNLDQLIQSILSDLRLDLQGRQVSWTIAPLPEVKGDPSMLRQVFMNLLTNALKFTSVKTTASIEIGVEPLSSDEIVLYVRDNGVGFDMQYAPKLFGVFQRLHRADEFEGTGIGLANVRRIVHRHGGRAWADGVPDKGATFYVALPKGRLNDDVS; encoded by the coding sequence ATGCCAGCGACAGCTGCTTCCTCCGAACCTATCATCAAGTGGTTTCAAGCGCTGACGATCGAGCAACGGGTTCTGGCTGGGTTCAGTCTCGTGTTTGTCGGCATTCTCATCATTAGTGCGATCGCGTATCACAATATCAATGGTCTGCTCCGGAACAGTTGGCTCGATGGTCGGAGTCATGAGCTGATCCAACTGCTCAGCAGCATCGATGCTGCCATGGGTGAGGCTGAGGGTGCACACCGTCGATATCTCGTGACGGGTGAGCAGGCCTATCTCGAGGTGTATACACGGGTGATCGGCCAGAAACACACCTTCACGACGTTTCTCAATGAATTGACGCTGGATTCGCCAGAACAACAGCGGCGTGCTGACGAACTCAATCGGTTGATGGACCGTCAGGTGAATGTCGAGTCAAAGGCGATCACTCAAGTTAAGGAACGGGGTCTTCAATCCGTCAGGAAAATGGCATTGGAGGGAGCTGGGAGAGGCGAACTCGACGGGATTCATCAGGTGATTAATGAGATGGATGTGTATGAACGACAGGCAGTGAATCAACGGGTCATCGCATCTGCAGTCAGTACACGGCATACGATTATGCTGTTAGCCATCGGTGCCGTATTACAACTGGTGCTGCTGGCATCGGTGTACTATCTGATACGCCATGACGTGACCGAGCGGCGCCGTGTGGCTGGTGAGCTCCAGCGTCGCGGCGAGTTGCTTGAGGCTGCCAACAAGGAACTAGAGGCCTTTAGCTATTCGGTGTCGCATGATCTTCGCGCGCCATTGCGACACATTGACGGCTATGCCGCCCTGTTGCGGAAGGCGGTTGATCAATCGTTGAGTGAAAAGGCTGCGCGCTATTTACAAACGATTTCGGACGCAGCGAAGCAGATGGGACAGCTGATCGATGATCTGCTGGTGTTCTCTCGCATGGGGCGCCAAGAAATGTTGCAGGCGACTGTGAATCTGGATCAACTGATCCAGAGCATTCTGTCTGATCTGCGCCTTGACTTGCAGGGACGGCAAGTATCCTGGACAATTGCCCCACTGCCTGAGGTAAAAGGCGATCCCTCCATGCTCCGACAGGTCTTTATGAATTTGCTCACCAATGCACTGAAGTTTACGAGTGTCAAGACAACTGCCTCCATTGAGATCGGAGTGGAGCCTCTCAGTTCCGACGAAATCGTCTTGTATGTTCGCGACAACGGTGTAGGGTTCGATATGCAGTACGCTCCGAAACTGTTTGGGGTATTTCAGAGACTGCACCGAGCTGACGAATTTGAAGGAACAGGGATCGGACTTGCCAATGTTCGTCGGATCGTTCACCGTCATGGAGGGAGGGCGTGGGCCGACGGTGTGCCGGATAAGGGAGCAACCTTCTATGTTGCATTACCCAAGGGGAGACTCAACGATGACGTTAGCTAA
- a CDS encoding NADH-quinone oxidoreductase subunit N, whose amino-acid sequence MSFVLNLSFSDLVLLLPEIFLTCWLCVVITVDFVSPRLPKERLAYLSVGGLLVTLGCLAWFDVNQVSGTLFGDMFVLDRMAIFFKIFILGATILVILASIEYVDRFTLFRGEYYALVVMSALGMMFMASANDLLSVFVSLEFSTLGFYILVSYLRDDLASNEAGLKFFILGVFAAGLFAYGISLVYGETGKLVFSEMASAPATPGLIIGFLLIFAALGFKIGAVPFHSWIPDTYHGAPTPVTAFLSIAPKGAALAILLRIFLVALGSFKPTWIYLLVAVSIVSMTYGNIVAIAQRNIKRLLAYSGIAQIGNVLIGLAAGTKMGNDAILFYLLAYLFANIGAFAVVIAVSQAIGRDEIEDYRGLGRRSPFLAFSMLLFLLSLAGVPPLAGFIGKLYIFVAAIKEGLYTLITVGLINIVISMYYYLIVVKQMYINEPIDPSPISISGPMKAVIYVGLAGTLVIGIYPQPFTDWVVAATLMFSNFVTPAATATPPSLLIGS is encoded by the coding sequence ATGAGCTTTGTGCTGAACCTGTCCTTCTCCGATTTGGTGCTCCTATTACCGGAGATCTTCCTGACGTGCTGGCTCTGTGTGGTCATCACGGTCGATTTTGTCTCGCCCCGGTTACCGAAAGAACGACTTGCCTATCTGAGCGTCGGCGGGCTGCTGGTGACTCTCGGCTGTTTGGCGTGGTTTGACGTGAATCAGGTGTCTGGGACACTGTTCGGCGACATGTTTGTGCTTGATCGGATGGCGATCTTTTTCAAAATATTCATCCTGGGAGCCACAATCCTTGTCATTCTGGCGTCAATTGAGTATGTCGACCGGTTTACGCTTTTCCGTGGGGAATATTATGCCCTAGTCGTCATGTCGGCGCTTGGGATGATGTTTATGGCGTCAGCCAACGATCTGTTGTCGGTGTTCGTCAGCCTGGAGTTCTCAACACTCGGGTTTTATATCTTGGTGTCGTATCTACGGGATGATTTGGCCTCGAATGAAGCCGGTCTGAAGTTTTTCATCCTTGGTGTGTTCGCAGCGGGTCTCTTTGCTTATGGAATCAGTTTGGTGTACGGGGAAACCGGGAAGCTCGTGTTTTCGGAAATGGCTTCCGCACCCGCGACTCCAGGTTTGATCATCGGGTTTCTGCTGATCTTTGCCGCATTGGGATTTAAGATTGGTGCGGTTCCCTTCCATTCCTGGATTCCGGATACGTACCACGGCGCTCCAACGCCGGTCACCGCGTTCTTGTCCATTGCTCCGAAGGGAGCAGCTCTGGCGATCTTGCTCCGGATTTTCCTAGTGGCGTTGGGCTCGTTCAAGCCGACCTGGATCTATTTGCTCGTCGCCGTGTCAATTGTGTCCATGACCTACGGCAATATCGTGGCCATTGCACAACGAAATATTAAACGGCTCCTGGCCTATTCCGGTATTGCTCAAATCGGAAATGTGCTCATCGGTCTTGCCGCCGGAACCAAGATGGGAAATGACGCCATTCTCTTCTATCTCTTGGCGTACCTCTTCGCCAACATCGGGGCGTTTGCTGTCGTTATCGCCGTGAGTCAGGCCATCGGAAGGGATGAGATCGAAGACTACCGTGGATTGGGGCGCCGTTCACCATTTCTAGCCTTTTCGATGTTGTTGTTTCTCTTGTCCCTTGCGGGAGTTCCCCCGCTGGCGGGATTTATCGGCAAACTTTATATCTTTGTCGCCGCAATCAAAGAAGGGCTGTATACATTGATCACGGTGGGGCTGATCAATATCGTCATTTCCATGTACTACTACCTGATCGTCGTGAAGCAAATGTACATTAACGAGCCCATTGACCCGTCTCCCATTTCAATTTCAGGGCCCATGAAGGCGGTGATCTATGTGGGGCTCGCTGGGACGTTGGTGATCGGAATCTATCCGCAACCATTTACCGATTGGGTGGTGGCTGCAACACTCATGTTTTCGAATTTCGTGACGCCTGCCGCCACGGCCACGCCCCCGAGCCTCTTGATCGGCAGTTAG